The nucleotide window CCACCCCGCCTACGAGCGAGTCAGGCCAGGCGTTGAGCTCCCGGATCTGACGGATGTCGCCGATGATGTAGACCTCGTCAAACTCGTCGAGGCCGGTCTGGTAGATGCCCTTGACGTTGAATTTGCGCACCCGGGCGGGTTCTGAATAAAGTAGAACAGGGCCTCGTCGCCCACTTTAAGCCGCAGCTTGTCGGCCACCTTGCGACTGAGCAGCACGTCGTTGCTGGCCGCCGAATCGGGGAAGGACAGGAATTTGCCGGCTACCAGATTGGTCCGCATCGGCGAGGCGCCGTCTTTTTCGTCGATGCCCTTGAGCACCACGCCCAGCACTTCCTCCTTGGTCTTGATAATGGCCGTTTTGCGGGCAAACGACTGGGTCGACTGCACCTGCTTGAAGCGGTGTAAGTCCTTGATTAGCCGGGGCCCGCCGAT belongs to Hymenobacter cellulosilyticus and includes:
- a CDS encoding ABC transporter permease, which translates into the protein MNISRYISNKIDGADTGSFTSSVTKIAIISIALGVAVMIVSFAILEGFRNEIQSKIFSFGAHLQVSKYDTNNSLEVEPIGGPRLIKDLHRFKQVQSTQSFARKTAIIKTKEEVLGVVLKGIDEKDGASPMRTNLVAGKFLSFPDSAASNDVLLSRKVADKLRLKVGDEALFYFIQNPPGCANSTSRASTRPASTSLTRSTSSATSVRSGSSTPGLTRS